GTTGGGACTTGGGTAGGGTGTATTGCAGATCATTTTATGTTTCACATGTATTCTTGCTGATTCTTAAGGGTCCAGGATGTTTTGGTAAAGTGTGATTGCACAAGACCATTGTCCAAGCTTGTCTCCTGTGGATGTCCTCATTAGAGATCTGTCCTTCAACCACCTGACCCGGCTGGAGGAGACAGCGTTCAGTGGACTGGGTCTTCTGGAGAACCTGAATCTGGGAGATAACTCGGTCAGCCACCTGGGAGAGGGAGTCTTCAGCAGCCTGGCCAATCTGCGCTCACTGTAAGGATGTCACACCTCACTCTTAGAAACCTGTGCCTTTCATTCACTCATTATGCATTCACAAAACACAATAAACACTAACATGTTTTTGGCACCTCTGCATTCTGATGAAGGCTGCaaacagtaggtttgtgtatttttttaaaacatttgttgATTTGTCCTGGCTTTGTTTTGTTTATTAGACTGTTGTATGGTAGACCACTAAACTGTAGTATAGTAACTAGCACCTTTATGTTCTCATCGTCAAGTAGTATAGAACCACTCTTTCCATTGCTTAGTTGGACTGTGTAGTGAATAATGCAATAATGACAAACATAGACAACTCAATTGTTTTTAAAGACCTCTGAGACAGGAAGAATAATGTTGAGTACAAAATAAATAGTGAATGTAGCCTCCAGCCAGTAGATTGGCTCAATTAACCAAATACTTTGCAAAATCGCTCTGGGAAGAGAAGGGGCACTAACACAATTGATGTGCTGAGTTCCAAGAAGGCATTGAGCTGCAAAGAGAGGGAGGTCAGGGCTCGGGTTCAGCACACCTCCCTGGGCCCTATGTGGCAGGGGGAATTAGAGGGTTAAGGCCCTTTTGAGAGCCACCCAGGCATGAGGAAGGAGAAACAAAAGCGCCCATGACCTGTCCTGTAAACACAAGCCCTCTGCGGGTTTTAGAAGGACCCGTGAACCGTTAAATGCTTAACGCAGCCAATTAATCCCCTCATCAGAACTGCAGGAGCACTGAGCTATGACACTCTGTAAAGTATGCCGCTTCACATTTGCCAAATTAATCAAATTGGCTTAGAAGCACAGAGCAGAAATGAACTTATTTTTTCTCACCAAGCAAAGAGGCTCAATGAGCTTTGTGCTTCTGATTCTGGGGAAAGTATTTTTTGTCTTACATACTGTATTTCTGTTTGCATTTCAGAGACATACGGGATAATGAGATCTCTTGGGCCATTGAGGACTCCATTGGTGTGTTTGTTGGAATGAAGAAGCTGAACACTTTGTAAGGGCAAGGGCATTCTGCATAATATATATTCATTTTGTTGCTATGGATACTGATATCAGCAGAATATTTGTAGGCAAATTTCATCTGAGCGTTTATCCCCCAGGATTCTCCAGCAGAACAAGATCAAATCTATCACAAAGAAGGCCTTTGAGGGTCTGGAGGCGCTTGAGCACCTGTAAGTACCACTACAGCAAACCCACTCTGAGATGGTTGGTCTCCATTAACAGACGATTCAGCAGCTAATACTTCAAGCCCGAGACATGGTTCTGATTACCCCAGTGCAGCAGTTTTATTGTGCTAGTATCATAGGAAACCAATGATAATGTCATGATGCTAGCACAGCACTTCATTCATATTTATTTTTGCCAACAGAGACCTGAGCAAGAATGGGATCATGTCCATCCATCCTGATTCTTTGTCTCACATGAAGCTGAAAGTGTTGTAAGTAGAACCTACTAATGTCTGAGGTGATGGTCTTGAGTCCTTGTAGCAGAGGCTACAATATTTAGAAATTGAAGAATGCTGGAATCATTTCATAATATTGTGGCTGTATGTCCTGTCCTCAGTGTCCTGAACACTAGCAGCCTGCTTTGTGACTGCCAGCTGCAGTGGCTGGGCCCGTGGTTGACTGACAACCACTTCCTGCAGTCTGTCTCAGTCATGTGTGCCCACCCTGCCAGCCTGCTGGGCCGCAACGTTGTGTCTGTCAGCCTGGAGGAGCTCGTCTGTGGTTAGTCACCTAGCTACCTACCCAGCTGTATTTAGTCTGGACCAGAtctcactaaccaggtttccatccaacctttctATGTGATTAAAGTACATGTCAGATAAAACATTTCacaacaggcctgatggaaacagtaAATTAGTGGGATCTTTTTTTGccaaaaccagagtgggcacattcccTTTATAAAACCATCAGGAGAGTTTAACCGTAAATGTTATTGTATGTGCACTACGTTATTGCGAACAGCCTTTTATCTGTAATTTGATGAAAGCACGTTGTCTTGTGGGAGAATGCGCATATAGTTTTTAATCAGGCAAATATTCAAAAATCGGCataatctgtcgccaattggatggaaacctagctactgactgGGACAATTATCACACAACCTTTCTTGAAGTTTTTTAATTAACTCATggccctctccctccactcttccaCAGATGACTTTCCAAAACCCAGGATCACAGAGCACCCTGAGACTGCCACCGCCCTGCGTGGGACCAATGTGACTCTGAGCTGCCTGGCGTCCAGCAGCAGTGACTCCCCCATGACCACGGCCTGGAGGAAAGACGGGGAGGTGCTGTACGATGCAGAGGTGCAGAACTACGCCCGCTACCAGGAGGGAGAGTTGGTCTACACCACCGTGCTGCACCTGCTCAACGTCAACTTCACAGACGAGGGACGCTACCAGTGTGTAGTTTCCAACCATTTTGGTGCAAACTACTCCAACCGGGCCAAGCTCACAGTCAATGGTGAGGAGGCTTTACATTTTTCTCCCCcaagttttttaaattttttaaaatacatttacaaacTGTTATCATGACTTGTTTCTTGGTAGGCATTGAGCTGTTAATCTAAGTTTGAGCTGGCATGGTTGGGCTTCCATATCAAGGCATTGCCATCTTCAATATTTTTCTCTTACTTTCCTCTCTCAGAGCTACCATCCTTCCTGAAGACTCCCATGGATCTGACCATCCGTACAGGCACCATGGCCAGACTGGAATGTGCCGCCGAGGGTCACCCCTCACCCCAGATTGCCTGGCAGAAAGACGGGGGCACAGACTTCCCTGCTGCCCGGGAGAGAAGGATGCACGTTATGCCTGACGATGACATCTTCTTCATTGCCAATGTAAAGACGGAGGACATGGGTGTGTACAGCTGCACAGCCCAGAATGTTGCAGGAAGCCTGTCAGCCAACGCTACACTCACTGTGCTAGGTAAATTGCCATCTCATGATCAATTATCTGGtcaaaacatacagttttatatcatgTGTTCATAATTTGATTGGTAATTTATAATGTAAATCTCTCTGCTCCCAGAAACGCCGTCCTTAATGCGTCCCATGGAGGACAGGACAGTAGCTCGTGGGGAGACGGCGGTGCTCCAGTGTATCGCAGGGGGCAGCCCTGCGCCCCGTCTCAACTGGACCAAGGACGATGGGCCCCTGGTCCTTACCGAGCGCCACTTCTTTGCTGCTGCCAACCAGTTGCTCATCATTGTGGACACGGGGCCGGCGGACACCGGGAAGTACACATGTATCATGTCCAACACGCTGGGCACGGAGCGCGGACACATCTACCTCAGCGTGTCGCCATCGCCCAACTGTGACACGGCCGGCGGCTACGACCAGGACGGCTGGACCACAGTGGGCATCGTGGTGATCGTAGTGGTCTGCTGCGTGGTGGGCACCTCGCTGGTCTGGGTCATCGTCATCTACCACATGCGTCGGAAGAGTGAGGACTACAGCATCACCAACACAGATGAGCTGAACCTGCCGGCAGACATCCCCAGCTACCTGTCCTCTCAACGCACACTGTCAGAGCCTCAAGAGGGATACAGCAACTCTGAAGCAGGGAGCCACCAACAGCTCATGCCACCACTGTCCAACGGCTACGTCCACAAGGGCACTGACGGTAACCTTACTATACTGACTCCCTAGATTCAGTCTCATTCATCTGAGGCCCTTTGACATTAATGTTTTTTCTGTTTTTGCACTGTCACTAAAGACAGTTTGCTCAAATGTTGATTGACTGACCCCTGGTGAGCAGAAAGATGAGTCCCCATCCTGTTTGTGTGTTGTCCAGGTGTGTGTTATGGTGACACAGGCAGCGAGGTGGACACTGAGGCCAA
This is a stretch of genomic DNA from Oncorhynchus mykiss isolate Arlee chromosome 7, USDA_OmykA_1.1, whole genome shotgun sequence. It encodes these proteins:
- the lrig2 gene encoding leucine-rich repeats and immunoglobulin-like domains protein 2, which gives rise to MAEAWPRPPALFLLLSLSACWEVDSCPAPCSCMRGSDEIQILDCNRKRLSSAPLDPPHGITHLTMNHNDLTTVPYLGEVTSNITTLLLVHNLISELWMHQLQLYISLETLDLSSNSISEIKAGAFPPMQLKYLNLSNNKISVLEPGCFDNISSSLLVLKLNRNRITLLPCKVFRLPQLQFLELKRNKIKIVDSLTFKGMDLLKSLKMQRNGITKLMDGAFFGLNNMEELELEHNNLTEVNKGWLYGLHMLRVLRFSQNAIGIIRPDAWEFCQKLEELDLSFNHLTRLEETAFSGLGLLENLNLGDNSVSHLGEGVFSSLANLRSLDIRDNEISWAIEDSIGVFVGMKKLNTLILQQNKIKSITKKAFEGLEALEHLDLSKNGIMSIHPDSLSHMKLKVFVLNTSSLLCDCQLQWLGPWLTDNHFLQSVSVMCAHPASLLGRNVVSVSLEELVCDDFPKPRITEHPETATALRGTNVTLSCLASSSSDSPMTTAWRKDGEVLYDAEVQNYARYQEGELVYTTVLHLLNVNFTDEGRYQCVVSNHFGANYSNRAKLTVNELPSFLKTPMDLTIRTGTMARLECAAEGHPSPQIAWQKDGGTDFPAARERRMHVMPDDDIFFIANVKTEDMGVYSCTAQNVAGSLSANATLTVLETPSLMRPMEDRTVARGETAVLQCIAGGSPAPRLNWTKDDGPLVLTERHFFAAANQLLIIVDTGPADTGKYTCIMSNTLGTERGHIYLSVSPSPNCDTAGGYDQDGWTTVGIVVIVVVCCVVGTSLVWVIVIYHMRRKSEDYSITNTDELNLPADIPSYLSSQRTLSEPQEGYSNSEAGSHQQLMPPLSNGYVHKGTDGVCYGDTGSEVDTEANGMLHCRVGSLFTGRSSFHPGEPREGLAGVPTGGAGPLVICSDCYDNANIYSRTREYCPYAYLAEDDSLDKSLSGIMAHFPKESYREQHTQHEDTALESLINNQDSSVFLTSHDLTKRLSTALSPPEQHYSTDVPSRLFWGKGEDLSTVPQPGLSQQPVNVHKTPLVSSVGMGGEERSGKGDASLSQSTQDHISASYRTKPQEHTHSPT